A section of the Halopiger aswanensis genome encodes:
- a CDS encoding NRDE family protein: protein MCTLTLAWQVFDDAPVAVAANRDEAVGRESRPPSVYREEPLIVAPRDAEAGGTWIGYNEFGVFAGITNRWTDADLAGERSRGLLVADALEARSAAEAASIVEDATATDEYDGFNLVVADADDAFCLQWDGDLVRTNFDPGVHVVVNVAVDDDVAIPSFRTEAARAQAENARTVRRELSVSGVDIDERGELEATESVSEWLERAGSVLGDHDYGVCIHGDGFGTRSSSLIAIRDGDRAGDGEGVVGARYAFADGPPCRTSYETVDLSAVADASAFASDAEGHI, encoded by the coding sequence GTGTGCACGCTGACTCTCGCCTGGCAGGTCTTCGACGACGCGCCGGTCGCCGTCGCGGCGAACCGGGACGAGGCAGTCGGTCGCGAGTCCCGGCCGCCGAGCGTCTACCGGGAGGAGCCGCTGATCGTCGCCCCACGAGACGCGGAAGCCGGCGGCACCTGGATCGGTTACAACGAGTTCGGCGTCTTCGCCGGCATCACCAACCGGTGGACCGACGCCGATCTGGCGGGCGAGCGCTCGCGCGGCTTGCTCGTCGCCGACGCGCTCGAGGCGCGCTCGGCGGCCGAGGCGGCCTCGATCGTCGAGGATGCGACCGCCACTGACGAGTACGACGGGTTCAACCTCGTCGTCGCCGACGCGGACGACGCTTTCTGCCTCCAGTGGGATGGGGACCTCGTCCGGACGAACTTCGACCCCGGCGTTCACGTCGTGGTCAACGTCGCCGTCGATGACGACGTTGCTATCCCGTCGTTCCGGACCGAGGCCGCTCGAGCGCAGGCCGAGAACGCTCGAACGGTGCGTCGAGAACTCTCCGTTTCCGGGGTCGACATCGACGAGCGCGGCGAACTCGAAGCGACCGAGTCGGTCTCGGAGTGGCTCGAACGTGCGGGATCGGTGCTCGGCGATCACGACTACGGGGTCTGCATCCACGGCGACGGGTTCGGAACTCGCTCGTCGTCGCTGATCGCGATCCGTGACGGGGACCGCGCCGGCGACGGCGAAGGTGTGGTCGGCGCTCGGTACGCGTTCGCCGACGGCCCGCCGTGTCGAACGAGCTACGAGACTGTCGACCTCTCCGCAGTCGCTGACGCGTCTGCGTTCGCGAGCGACGCCGAAGGGCACATTTAA
- a CDS encoding helix-turn-helix transcriptional regulator: MSVSAAEAELSEDERAGLELVRETGGIHQSDFWKELGVSSRKGSRIVESLVEKGLVDREETIYDGHNTYYISPTARDLDFTLLMAGDMLSPFIGEEEVDPNSDAFSQWIMNLAYEE, from the coding sequence GTGAGCGTTTCCGCGGCCGAAGCAGAACTCTCCGAGGACGAGCGCGCCGGCCTCGAACTCGTTCGCGAGACCGGCGGTATCCACCAGAGCGACTTCTGGAAGGAGTTGGGCGTCTCCTCGCGGAAGGGCAGCCGGATCGTCGAATCGCTCGTCGAGAAGGGATTAGTTGACCGCGAGGAGACGATCTACGACGGTCACAACACCTACTACATCAGCCCGACGGCGCGGGATCTGGATTTCACGCTGTTGATGGCCGGCGACATGCTCTCGCCGTTTATCGGCGAAGAAGAGGTCGATCCCAACAGCGACGCCTTCTCGCAGTGGATCATGAACCTCGCGTACGAGGAGTAG
- the gatA gene encoding Asp-tRNA(Asn)/Glu-tRNA(Gln) amidotransferase subunit GatA, translating into MSENIYITEERIEGADDGPLADATVAVKDNISTEGVRTTCGSAMLEDYVPPYDATVVERLKEAGATIVGKANMDEFGMGTTTETSAFGATDNPAAPGRVPGGSSGGSAAAVAAGEADLALGSDTGGSVRCPAAFCGVVGIKPTYGLVSRYGLVAYANSLEQIGPFANTVEDAAALLDVIAGEDERDATTREPQLEGESYAAAATGDVDGLTIGVPTELLEGADEGVVESFWDAIADLEDRGAEYHEVSLPSVEHAVEAYYVIAMSEASSNLARFDGVRYGHSGGYDGNWNEAFSKARQEGFGDEVKRRILLGTYALSAGYHDKYYKQAQDARAWVKQDFDEALSEADVLASPTMPVPPFELGESLADPLQMYLADANTVPVNLADLPAISVPAGETDGLPVGLQLVGPAFGEERLIRAASALA; encoded by the coding sequence ATGTCCGAAAACATCTACATCACGGAAGAGCGGATCGAGGGCGCCGACGACGGCCCGCTGGCCGACGCCACCGTCGCGGTCAAGGACAACATCTCCACCGAGGGCGTCCGCACGACCTGCGGCTCGGCCATGCTCGAGGACTACGTCCCGCCGTACGACGCGACGGTCGTCGAACGCCTGAAAGAGGCGGGCGCGACCATCGTCGGCAAGGCCAACATGGACGAGTTCGGAATGGGGACGACCACCGAAACCTCCGCGTTCGGCGCGACGGACAACCCCGCCGCGCCGGGTCGGGTCCCCGGGGGCTCCTCGGGCGGCTCCGCCGCCGCGGTCGCCGCGGGCGAGGCCGACCTCGCGCTCGGCTCCGACACCGGCGGCTCCGTCCGCTGTCCGGCCGCCTTCTGCGGCGTCGTCGGGATTAAGCCCACCTACGGGCTGGTCTCGCGGTACGGCCTTGTCGCCTACGCCAACAGTCTCGAGCAGATCGGCCCGTTCGCGAACACGGTCGAGGACGCCGCCGCCCTGCTCGACGTGATCGCCGGCGAGGACGAGCGCGACGCGACCACCCGCGAACCGCAACTCGAGGGCGAGAGCTACGCCGCCGCCGCGACCGGCGACGTCGACGGGCTCACGATCGGCGTCCCGACGGAATTGCTCGAGGGCGCCGACGAGGGCGTCGTCGAGTCCTTCTGGGACGCGATCGCGGACCTCGAGGATCGAGGCGCCGAGTACCACGAAGTTTCGCTGCCGTCGGTCGAACACGCCGTCGAGGCCTACTACGTGATCGCGATGTCCGAAGCCTCCTCGAACCTCGCGCGGTTCGACGGCGTCCGCTACGGGCATTCGGGCGGCTACGACGGCAACTGGAACGAGGCTTTCTCGAAGGCCCGCCAGGAGGGCTTCGGCGACGAAGTCAAGCGCCGCATCCTGCTGGGTACCTACGCGCTCTCGGCCGGCTACCACGACAAGTACTACAAGCAGGCCCAGGACGCTCGAGCGTGGGTCAAGCAGGATTTCGACGAGGCCCTGTCCGAGGCCGACGTGCTCGCCTCGCCGACCATGCCCGTCCCGCCGTTCGAACTCGGCGAGAGCCTCGCCGACCCGCTGCAGATGTACCTCGCCGACGCCAACACCGTCCCGGTGAACCTCGCGGATCTGCCCGCGATCTCGGTGCCCGCAGGCGAGACCGACGGCCTCCCCGTCGGCCTGCAACTCGTCGGCCCGGCGTTCGGCGAGGAGCGCCTGATCCGGGCGGCGAGCGCGCTCGCCTGA
- the gatC gene encoding Asp-tRNA(Asn)/Glu-tRNA(Gln) amidotransferase subunit GatC, with protein sequence MSDDAVSPEEVRHVAELARVDLEDDEVDQFARQFADILEYFETLDEVPEVDREADLANVMRPDEERDSLDKEAALRNASETEDGYFKGPNVS encoded by the coding sequence ATGAGCGACGACGCCGTCAGTCCCGAGGAGGTCCGCCACGTCGCGGAGCTGGCTCGCGTCGACCTCGAGGACGACGAGGTCGACCAGTTCGCCCGGCAGTTCGCGGACATTCTCGAGTACTTCGAGACGCTGGACGAGGTCCCCGAGGTCGACCGCGAGGCCGACCTCGCGAACGTGATGCGCCCCGACGAGGAGCGCGACTCCCTCGACAAGGAGGCGGCCCTGCGCAACGCGTCGGAAACCGAGGACGGCTACTTCAAGGGGCCGAACGTCTCGTAA
- a CDS encoding transcription initiation factor IIB: MTDTSIRTRSDEQRQATQEESTAQAGEREQCPECGGRLVSDAEHAETVCEDCGLVVDEGEIDRGPEWRAFDAAEKDEKSRVGAPTTNMMHDQGLSTNIGWQDKDAYGRSLSSRQRQKMQRLRTWNERFRTRDSKERNLKQALGEIDRMASALGLPENVRETASVIYRRALEEDLLPGRSIEGVSTASLYAAARQAGTPRSLDEIDAVSRVEKDEIARTYRYVIRELGLEVQPADPESYVPRFASDLDLPDETERRARQLLKTAKDSGIHSGKSPVGLAAAAVYAGALLTNEKVTQNDVSEVASISEVTIRNRYHELLEAGEGAPA, from the coding sequence ATGACTGACACCAGTATTCGAACTCGCAGCGACGAGCAACGCCAGGCTACCCAGGAGGAGTCGACAGCGCAGGCGGGCGAACGGGAACAGTGTCCGGAGTGTGGCGGTCGACTCGTCTCGGACGCCGAGCACGCCGAGACGGTCTGTGAGGACTGCGGGCTCGTCGTCGACGAAGGCGAAATCGATCGCGGACCCGAGTGGCGCGCCTTCGACGCCGCCGAGAAGGACGAGAAGAGCCGGGTCGGGGCCCCCACGACCAACATGATGCACGACCAGGGGCTCTCGACCAACATCGGCTGGCAGGACAAGGACGCCTACGGCCGCTCGCTCTCGAGCCGTCAGCGCCAGAAGATGCAGCGCCTGCGCACCTGGAACGAGCGGTTCCGCACCCGCGACTCCAAGGAGCGCAACCTCAAGCAGGCGCTCGGCGAAATCGACCGGATGGCCTCCGCGCTCGGGCTCCCCGAGAACGTCCGCGAAACGGCGAGCGTCATCTACCGCCGCGCGCTCGAGGAGGACCTGCTGCCCGGCCGCTCGATCGAGGGCGTCTCGACGGCCTCGCTGTACGCCGCGGCTCGGCAGGCCGGCACGCCGCGCAGCTTAGACGAGATCGACGCGGTCTCCCGCGTCGAGAAGGACGAAATCGCCCGCACCTACCGCTACGTCATCCGCGAACTGGGCCTGGAGGTCCAGCCGGCCGACCCCGAGAGCTACGTGCCTCGCTTCGCGAGCGACCTCGACCTCCCTGACGAGACCGAGCGCCGCGCCCGCCAACTGCTCAAGACGGCCAAGGACTCGGGCATCCACAGCGGCAAGTCCCCGGTCGGCCTCGCGGCCGCCGCGGTCTACGCCGGCGCGCTCCTGACGAACGAGAAGGTCACGCAAAACGACGTCAGCGAGGTCGCGAGCATCTCCGAAGTGACGATTCGCAATCGGTACCACGAACTCCTCGAGGCGGGAGAAGGCGCACCGGCCTGA
- the nirK gene encoding copper-containing nitrite reductase: MTTTAANRRQFMQALGATGVVAIAGCLSNDDVSGNSTTTEPAAVDEGLPAAKAADVDRIARDPTDIPAPVDWTEPREHDITVRTERVTAEIEPGVTFDYMTFEGQVPGPMIRVRKGDRVNLTVEVPEDMNLEAHNMDFHAVYGPGGGAEATTVAPGENAATISFTAEYAGAFIYHCAVPNLDQHISAGMFGTILVEPEEGLPEVDREFYLGQHEIYTDGEVGEQGHHAFDFEGMKTEDPTYVVFNGQAYGLTEDGVGPMEAETGETARVYFANGGPNFTSALHPIGNVWRNYYRDGDLLSEPDRNIETAPVAPGTTTVGEMEFPVPGPVKIVDHALTRAGRRGAMAVIDVEGEENPEIYDETPGEREQ; encoded by the coding sequence ATGACCACAACCGCAGCCAACCGACGGCAGTTCATGCAGGCGCTCGGGGCAACAGGCGTCGTCGCAATCGCCGGTTGCCTCAGCAACGACGACGTGTCGGGGAACAGCACGACGACCGAACCCGCGGCGGTCGACGAGGGACTGCCGGCGGCGAAGGCTGCCGACGTCGACCGGATCGCCCGCGATCCGACCGACATCCCGGCTCCCGTCGACTGGACGGAACCCCGCGAACACGACATCACGGTCCGCACGGAGCGCGTGACGGCCGAAATCGAACCCGGCGTCACGTTCGACTACATGACCTTCGAGGGGCAGGTCCCCGGACCGATGATCCGCGTCCGCAAGGGCGACCGGGTGAACCTCACCGTCGAGGTGCCCGAGGACATGAACCTCGAGGCCCACAACATGGACTTCCACGCGGTCTACGGGCCCGGTGGCGGGGCCGAAGCGACGACCGTCGCCCCCGGCGAGAACGCGGCGACGATCAGCTTCACCGCCGAGTACGCCGGCGCGTTCATCTACCACTGTGCGGTCCCGAACCTGGACCAGCACATCAGCGCCGGCATGTTCGGGACGATCCTCGTCGAGCCCGAGGAGGGACTCCCCGAGGTGGACCGGGAGTTCTACCTCGGCCAGCACGAGATCTACACCGACGGCGAGGTCGGCGAGCAGGGCCACCACGCCTTCGACTTCGAGGGCATGAAGACGGAAGACCCGACCTACGTCGTCTTCAACGGCCAGGCCTACGGCCTCACGGAGGACGGAGTCGGGCCGATGGAAGCCGAAACCGGCGAGACCGCACGGGTGTACTTCGCCAACGGCGGCCCGAACTTCACCAGCGCCCTACACCCGATCGGCAACGTCTGGCGAAACTACTACCGGGACGGCGACCTGCTGAGCGAGCCCGACCGAAACATCGAGACGGCGCCGGTCGCGCCCGGGACCACCACCGTCGGCGAGATGGAGTTCCCGGTCCCCGGCCCGGTCAAGATCGTCGACCACGCGCTGACCCGCGCCGGTCGCCGCGGCGCGATGGCCGTCATCGACGTCGAGGGCGAAGAGAACCCCGAGATCTACGACGAGACCCCCGGTGAACGGGAACAGTGA
- a CDS encoding alpha/beta fold hydrolase, with translation MSANAASPQAAASVLSAVDATTDVRTVNGVDLHVVAAGDPDDPLVVLLHGFPEFWYGWHDQLEPLVDAGYRVLVPDQRGYNLSEKPESVRAYRRQQLARDIVELIDSESRDAAHVVGHDWGGMVAWDLALRHPAVVDRLAIVNAPHPTVFRQHLRSNPAQLRRSWYAACFQVPWLPELVCRYDDFRLLERALRETAAPGTFADADLGRYRRAWSEDGALSGMINWYRASARYSTTVPRERVDAPTLLAWGTDDAALGTELAVDSYDYCAREGRRLELFEGTSHWVQHEEPERLTATLLEHFEAE, from the coding sequence ATGAGTGCGAACGCAGCGTCCCCGCAAGCAGCGGCGTCGGTGCTATCGGCAGTCGACGCGACGACCGACGTGCGGACGGTCAACGGCGTCGATCTCCACGTCGTCGCCGCCGGCGATCCGGACGACCCGCTCGTCGTCTTGCTCCACGGCTTCCCGGAGTTCTGGTACGGCTGGCACGACCAACTCGAGCCGCTCGTCGACGCCGGCTATCGGGTGCTCGTCCCCGACCAGCGCGGCTACAATCTGAGCGAGAAGCCCGAGTCAGTGCGCGCGTATCGCCGCCAGCAACTCGCTCGAGATATCGTCGAACTGATCGACTCCGAGAGCCGAGACGCCGCACACGTCGTCGGCCACGACTGGGGCGGGATGGTCGCGTGGGACCTCGCGCTTCGCCACCCCGCAGTGGTCGATCGGCTCGCGATCGTCAACGCACCGCATCCGACCGTGTTTCGACAGCACCTCCGATCGAACCCCGCACAGTTGCGCCGGAGCTGGTACGCCGCCTGCTTCCAAGTGCCCTGGCTTCCCGAACTGGTCTGTCGGTACGACGACTTCCGACTCCTCGAGCGCGCGCTCCGAGAGACGGCGGCGCCGGGGACGTTTGCCGACGCGGACCTCGGACGCTATCGGCGCGCGTGGAGCGAGGACGGCGCGCTGTCCGGGATGATCAACTGGTATCGTGCGAGCGCGAGGTACTCGACGACCGTCCCGCGAGAGCGCGTTGACGCGCCGACGCTGCTCGCCTGGGGCACCGACGACGCGGCGCTGGGAACCGAACTGGCGGTCGACAGCTACGACTACTGCGCCCGCGAGGGACGGCGCCTCGAGCTATTCGAGGGGACGAGTCACTGGGTCCAACACGAGGAACCCGAACGGCTGACGGCGACGCTGCTCGAGCACTTTGAGGCCGAGTAG
- a CDS encoding DUF2249 domain-containing protein produces MQSPASVVDRTDAPSDRPRETIDVRSLGPPEPLKRTLETLVDLPDETVLVQRNDRVPQFLFPKLEDRGYAHESVELEDDDEVVTVIWSPDA; encoded by the coding sequence ATGCAGTCACCCGCGTCCGTCGTCGACCGCACCGACGCACCGTCCGACCGACCGCGAGAGACGATCGACGTGCGATCGCTCGGCCCGCCGGAGCCGCTCAAACGCACCCTCGAGACCCTCGTCGATCTGCCCGACGAGACGGTGCTCGTCCAGCGAAACGACCGCGTCCCGCAGTTCCTCTTCCCGAAACTCGAGGACCGGGGGTACGCCCACGAGAGCGTGGAACTCGAGGACGACGACGAGGTCGTGACCGTCATCTGGTCGCCCGACGCCTGA
- a CDS encoding DUF2249 domain-containing protein, translated as MTRLDVRDIPPVKRHPTIHEEFEDLAPGETLTIVNDHEPKPLFYEFQAEVESFDADNYEVERVGSEEFVAKFPKVEA; from the coding sequence ATGACCCGACTCGACGTCAGGGATATCCCACCGGTGAAGCGTCACCCGACCATCCACGAGGAGTTCGAGGACCTAGCGCCCGGCGAGACGCTGACGATCGTCAACGACCACGAGCCGAAGCCGCTGTTCTACGAGTTTCAGGCCGAAGTCGAGAGCTTCGACGCCGACAACTACGAAGTCGAGCGGGTCGGCTCGGAGGAGTTCGTCGCGAAGTTCCCCAAGGTAGAGGCGTAG
- a CDS encoding DUF2249 domain-containing protein: MATNTADRTLDVREIDGPPFDDIMSALSTLNAGDRLELIAPFEPKPLYNVLESRGYTYESEQRDGVWYVLIEEA, encoded by the coding sequence ATGGCAACGAACACCGCTGACCGCACGCTCGACGTGCGCGAGATCGACGGCCCGCCGTTCGACGACATCATGTCGGCGCTGAGCACGCTCAACGCGGGCGACCGCCTCGAGTTGATCGCGCCCTTCGAGCCCAAGCCGCTCTACAACGTGCTCGAGTCCCGGGGCTATACCTACGAGAGCGAGCAGCGCGACGGGGTCTGGTACGTACTCATCGAGGAGGCCTAA
- a CDS encoding helix-turn-helix domain-containing protein → MAQATLTITMPDQIWIQQLSTEYPDATFRVLAGVPGSDTGFALVRITGSKVPEIVDDMTEHEQITELTLAQWSDNEATVHFETTAPLLLFSSQESGMPIELPVEISDGEATIEVTGSRDRLAELAEQLEHFGLQYRIENVRERLHESQLLSERQLEVVAAAVEKGYYDTPRQCSLTELAEHLEIAKSTCSETLHRAEEAIIKRFVEDLPGLDEEESLEEQLAAD, encoded by the coding sequence ATGGCACAGGCGACACTGACGATCACGATGCCCGACCAAATCTGGATCCAGCAACTCTCCACGGAGTATCCCGACGCGACCTTTCGCGTGTTGGCGGGCGTTCCGGGCTCCGACACGGGGTTCGCGCTCGTTCGGATCACCGGCTCGAAGGTACCGGAGATCGTCGACGATATGACCGAGCACGAACAGATCACCGAACTCACGCTCGCCCAGTGGAGCGACAACGAGGCGACGGTCCACTTCGAGACGACCGCGCCGCTCCTGCTCTTTTCCTCCCAGGAGTCGGGGATGCCGATCGAACTCCCCGTCGAAATCTCCGACGGCGAGGCGACCATCGAGGTGACGGGTTCGCGGGACCGGCTGGCCGAACTCGCCGAGCAACTCGAGCACTTCGGGCTCCAGTACCGCATCGAAAACGTCCGCGAGCGACTCCACGAGAGTCAACTCCTCTCGGAGCGCCAACTCGAGGTCGTCGCCGCCGCCGTCGAGAAGGGGTACTACGACACCCCGCGACAGTGCTCGCTGACGGAGCTGGCGGAGCACCTCGAGATCGCGAAATCGACCTGCAGCGAGACGCTCCACCGGGCCGAGGAGGCGATCATCAAGCGGTTCGTCGAGGATCTCCCCGGGCTCGACGAGGAGGAGTCCCTCGAGGAACAACTCGCGGCGGACTGA
- a CDS encoding cupin domain-containing protein, with the protein MTDDQQRTPTETRSLDALEQRPHAQVFDGEPKTVRLALEEGDEIAPHQHPDREIVFHVLEGRVSIALGDDDHEHEVAAGDLIRFDGAQDIAPTALADTTAVLVLAPRAAAGDEAA; encoded by the coding sequence ATGACCGACGATCAGCAGCGGACGCCGACGGAAACGCGCTCACTCGACGCGCTCGAGCAACGGCCGCACGCGCAGGTGTTCGACGGCGAGCCAAAGACCGTCCGGCTCGCGCTCGAAGAAGGCGACGAGATCGCACCGCATCAGCATCCGGATCGGGAGATCGTCTTCCACGTGCTGGAGGGGCGCGTCTCGATCGCGCTCGGCGACGACGATCACGAGCACGAGGTCGCGGCGGGCGACCTCATTCGGTTCGACGGCGCACAGGACATCGCGCCGACCGCGCTCGCGGATACGACGGCGGTGCTGGTCCTCGCACCGCGGGCCGCGGCTGGCGACGAGGCGGCGTAA
- a CDS encoding 4Fe-4S ferredoxin N-terminal domain-containing protein, producing the protein MSTDDESFHPLGSEWEDELEEMLDDTEYDTELGMKMAQDAMRVTKGELSEAEFHEKYHEDVMEEFGEDNRPTADAFEAAQEEAKGTVGRMLDKFSGDGEDTRRGAMKKMGAGAAAVGLGAWGTAEAGSQQSIAEAEGEEGGHGGHTEAQEVHERDTQWGMTIDLERCDGCLSCMTACASENDLDQGVNWMYVMAFEDELTAGGSPAPDVMGGVEQNMLVRPCQHCTDAPCEKVCPTTARHTRDKDGLVLTDYDVCIGCRYCQVACPYGVNYFQWDEPDVAHEDITGHDGAEVDDPKEITHAEYENGEDRWVDSRSPRGTMSKCTMCPSMQDGQQGEERVGTTACERACPPDAIQFGNVKSERSDAYQHREHPSKSRAIIDISYSVPSVDEIDEALSDDDDFESALEALEIDSELVSVMKAIDIVSERLGPGDEENNSILETEQSILESLDALEEYVDLESEEVLSELRLGDGEEDDAGSRLREYAGNPSNKFKLLEDIGTNPNITYIGQEPGPEAHQVEGPNSYGDVTYTRSDGSEVAMVDNRKEDVLDEGTVGDAGVSL; encoded by the coding sequence ATGAGTACGGACGATGAATCATTCCACCCACTCGGAAGCGAGTGGGAAGACGAACTCGAGGAGATGCTCGACGATACCGAGTACGATACGGAACTCGGTATGAAGATGGCCCAGGACGCGATGCGGGTCACCAAAGGCGAGCTCTCCGAGGCCGAATTCCACGAGAAATATCACGAGGACGTGATGGAGGAATTCGGCGAGGACAACCGCCCAACCGCTGACGCATTCGAGGCCGCCCAGGAGGAAGCCAAGGGGACGGTCGGCCGGATGCTCGACAAGTTCAGCGGCGACGGTGAGGATACCCGCCGCGGCGCGATGAAGAAGATGGGTGCCGGCGCAGCGGCCGTCGGGCTCGGCGCGTGGGGGACCGCCGAAGCCGGTTCCCAGCAGAGCATCGCCGAAGCCGAGGGCGAGGAAGGGGGCCACGGTGGCCACACCGAAGCCCAGGAGGTCCACGAGCGCGATACCCAGTGGGGGATGACGATCGACCTCGAGCGGTGTGACGGCTGTCTCTCCTGTATGACCGCCTGTGCGTCGGAGAACGACCTCGACCAGGGCGTCAACTGGATGTACGTCATGGCCTTCGAGGACGAACTTACCGCCGGCGGCTCCCCGGCCCCCGACGTGATGGGCGGGGTCGAGCAGAACATGCTCGTGCGTCCGTGTCAACACTGTACGGACGCGCCCTGTGAGAAGGTCTGTCCGACCACGGCCCGTCACACCCGCGACAAGGACGGCCTGGTGCTGACCGACTACGACGTCTGTATCGGCTGCCGGTACTGTCAGGTCGCCTGTCCCTACGGTGTCAACTACTTCCAGTGGGACGAACCCGACGTGGCCCACGAGGACATCACCGGTCACGACGGCGCGGAGGTCGACGATCCGAAGGAGATCACCCACGCCGAGTACGAAAACGGCGAAGACCGCTGGGTCGACAGTCGGTCGCCCCGCGGCACGATGAGCAAGTGTACGATGTGCCCGTCCATGCAGGACGGCCAGCAGGGCGAGGAGCGCGTCGGCACGACCGCTTGCGAACGCGCTTGCCCGCCGGACGCGATCCAGTTCGGCAACGTCAAGAGCGAGCGCAGCGACGCCTACCAGCACCGCGAGCACCCGAGCAAGAGCCGCGCGATCATCGACATCAGCTACTCCGTCCCGTCGGTCGACGAGATCGACGAGGCCCTCAGCGACGACGACGACTTCGAATCCGCCCTCGAGGCGCTCGAGATCGACAGCGAACTCGTCAGCGTCATGAAGGCGATCGACATCGTCAGCGAGCGGCTCGGTCCCGGTGACGAGGAGAACAACAGCATCCTCGAGACCGAACAGTCGATCCTCGAGTCCCTCGACGCGCTCGAAGAGTACGTCGACCTCGAGAGCGAGGAGGTCCTGTCGGAACTGCGCCTCGGCGACGGCGAAGAGGACGACGCCGGCAGCCGACTGCGCGAGTACGCCGGCAACCCCAGCAACAAGTTCAAGCTGCTCGAGGATATCGGCACCAACCCGAACATCACGTACATCGGGCAGGAGCCCGGTCCGGAAGCCCACCAGGTCGAAGGGCCGAACAGCTACGGCGACGTGACCTACACGCGCTCCGACGGCAGTGAGGTCGCGATGGTCGACAACCGCAAGGAAGACGTCCTCGACGAGGGGACGGTCGGCGACGCGGGGGTGTCGCTATGA